In Siniperca chuatsi isolate FFG_IHB_CAS linkage group LG24, ASM2008510v1, whole genome shotgun sequence, the DNA window ACTTCCAGACAGCCGTTTACTTACGCCGGTGGACGAATCAACCACGCCACCGAGTCCCTGTCGCATTAGAGCTTTTTCTCCGGGCACTTTTATCTCTtcgctttgggttttggacttcaaACTTAAAAATTGACTGAGCCTCAATCCAACAACCTCAGAGCCTCCAAGCAGTCCTCTATCACCCCGAGCTACTGGACCAGACAGGTGAACTTGGTTTCTTGGCGTCTTTCACTCTTTACTTTCAACATCGGCTTTCAAAAATTGACTCCGTCCAATGAGGATCGAACCCAGATCCTCAAGACCGCCGAGCAGGTCTCTATCATCCAGAGCTACCTGATGAGACACGTGAACTTGGTTTCTTGGCGCTTTTCAGTCTTTCCTTTTAAGGATCAGCTTTCAAAACACAGTTCGTCACTTAAGGCCCGAATCCAGCTTCTTGAGACCTCGAAGTAATCCTCTACCATCCTGAGCTAATGGTCTGGAGACTTTGAAGGTCACCCGAATGTATTGATTAGCAGaacgagacaaaaacacactggaaGGGGAGTCTTTGTCCCCCACAGCGTTCAGGTAGCCTCGCGCTGTAGACCCAGACTGCGCGCTAACGCTGTAGGGGTATTTAACGCTGCACATATGCGACCATACATTAAGaatatggtcaaagtgcttgagccccgcTACAATGTCCATCCATAAATGTGCGGGAGACGCCACGTCATAAGGTTTGAACCCACATCCTCAAAACTCCTGAACCGTCTTCTAACACTCTGAGCTATGCGGTTTGAGACGCTGGGTTAGGGCCTTTCGCTTTTTCCTTTGGACGTCCGGCTTCAAAACTCAAAGATTCGAGGGAGCATCGAACCCACATCCTCAAAATACTAATAAAGATATCTAGCGTCCTGAGCCACTGGACCAGGGACATTGGGTTCACCATTTTGTATGACATTATCCAAGAATCAAGGATCTAACCCATAATTCAAACTCTTTGGAAGAGTCCAGGGCCAGAGACAACAACagaatcatttttaaaagcttttcagtttttcaaaagtCTCTGAGTTGCCCGGGGATCGAACCACAACCTCAAATTTACAGCAAAGTCTTCTAACACACTGAGCCACCATATCTGCTCTCTTCGGAGTTTCTCTCTGAGCGCTTTTCAGTCTGACACCTGAAGCCACTGAGCAAAAACAATCAAAgggtcatttttaaagcttttcagTCAGATTTCCATGAATTTGTGtgctgacatttcctctagcgccaccatgtggttgacatttttggcttttagtgaaataaatgtcacatttatttgataCAAACTGGGTCACTGAGAGGCTGTTTGGAAGTGTTGAAATAGGAAAAGAACTATGTGGGAGAGTAGGGTGTTGTACTACCAACCTTGTGGTCATTAACTCTGGTGTCTAACCTCTAGGCTATTCAACCACGGCTCTGTTACCTTCACCTGAAATTTACCTAACGGTGTTAGACTTGGTAGACCGCTGTTGATGTGGAATTGACACTGTAAGACTATGCCAATGACAGTTTTTTGTttagtataaaatatataatttaggagcacaaaatgtttgtttttttaaataacagcaCCTGTGGCGTCCATAAACATGGAGGAGGTGCCATGTTGAACCCAAATCCTCAGAACCTCTAGTCTGTCTTCTTCCACCCTGAAGTATTTGATCTGAGACAACTCGCTCCTCTTTCTTAGAGCTTTTCACTTTTTCCTTTGGACATAAGACTTCAAAATTCACAGGTTAGCGTGAGGACCGAACCCGCGGCCTCATAATACCTGACGTAGGATCTAACAACCTGAGCCACTGGACCACAGATACTGAACTTGTCACTTTGAAAGCTTTTCAGTCTTTCCTCTGAGTTTCGGACTTTAAAAGTGTTTGAGTCGCTCGAGGATCGAACCGCAACCTCGAACTACTGCTGAGCCTTCGAACACGTTGAGTCACCATGTCTGCCCTCTTCTGAAGCTCTCTCTGAGCACTTTTCAGTCTAAACTTCGGGTGTTGGACTTCTAAAGTAAACGAATCATCTGGGGATCGAACCCATGTCCTCAAAACACCCAAAGAGTCATCTAGCAGGTTGAAGCACTGGGGCAAAGAGACTGAGCTCCTCATCTATAAATCTCTTCTGGGTGTTGGATGTCACAGTTCGTAAGATTACCCGAGGATCAAACCTACAACCTAGAACTCTTTAAGGGAGTCCACTAACGCTTCAAGCTACTGAACAAGACACAATGAAAGTctcatttttaaagcttttcaggcagatttccatgaaattgtGAACAAGTGAGCCCCTGACAtctcctgtagcgccaccatgaggttgatatttttggcttttagtgaaatgtggttcagacattcatgttcccctcaggatgaattgtaatcctTTTGTTGTTAATTGGTTGAATATCATCCGGGGTAATGTCGGATATGTTGGATAACGTTTGTCGATCAAACCGACAACGAGTTGGTCAGACGGTGTTAATGTCGccagttcctcctcctcctgaattATCTCTCTGTAAGAAGTTCGgcttgtttgtcttcttttagAGTTGTTAATGAGGTGTCTGCTTCCAAAGCTCTCTGTTAAACTAAAAGTCTGAACCCTCAACCTTCCAGTCTGAAGTCAGCAGTGCAACTGTTGGACTTCAGCGACTTCAGTCAGGATTTCGAACTCcgctggttgcaaaaagaagtccatGAGTAAATGAGACTACTTCTCaattgatttattacctcagtaaacagtttcctaatgagtttatggtctcagaagtcttcttcaatacagcatgatgttcatgtTTGAAAgttatggtcccatttagagtaaaagcTAATTGTAACGTAACCGTTAACGTGAATTACAGTCTGTGGTCAGGATGCTAACACGATCACAGTGACTACAATACTGACTGTGTTGtcatgttcgccatcttagCGTAgggtgtgttagcatgctgacatttgctaatcagcGTTAAacttcatcctgagggggacgtGAATGCCGGTATCAAAGTTCCTTCAGTAGATATGGAGACCCTGCTGAGAAGATtgcacaaagagaaagaaagcagggaATTAAGGCAGTGACCTTTAGCATCTCAAACAGATACCTGCAGTGTCGTCTCAACTCATAGACGTTTTCCACCATCTCGTACAAACTGGTTCTCTATTAAAGCTCCCTTTGTATCTCACTGAGCtacactgctgctgttattgtgtttgtttgtagttttatttcagcttttgaCACAAGAATACGAGAAATAAAGAGCACTGGGACTTGAACCACCAATCTTAcaatacttttattatttgtaatatATGTACAAAAAAGAACTGGTACAGAGACACAAAGTGACCACATGCAGCTGCATCGCAATCCAGCAATgaatattttcatcattttgtctataaaatgtcagaaaatagttataATATAAGATAAATTCAGAATCCTTTCATccgtccaacagtccaaaacccaaagatcttcagtttactgtcgtatatgacaaaaaacaacaacacataaaatctttaattttaagaagctggaaccagcagatgtttgccatttttgcttttgctAAAATGATTAAGcgattacagtttttttctcgattgctaagacacatttcttgaaagctgctctccttttctctaaactgtgaacacaaaacacaattttcaagcTACGTTCACAAAATCTCAGACTCTTCttgcaaaaccaaactttcacctcaaaacagttcaatctgtgCTCAAAACTGAACTGTGTTGTCAAATCGTGCCCCGAGTtgatcaaaattaaaaacactactgaacAGCCGCTAAACACTacgtagaaaaatagaaaacacaatgctcGGGACACgaagctggagaaataaatgtttattgttcactgtaggctaaatgcatgttgcaaaacaaaacaaacctgtgcatttagcactcggacaaaaagacaaaacagaaatcttatGCGTTTGCTGCTGGTGTACAGTAAGCTcatgtaaaaattacaaaaatatacatgaaTACCAGGCCTACAAACAGTTAGACCAGCCCTCCATTACaacactacagtatattggtacagtgatgtactgaaacataTATTTACTTACTGTGGTACAGTTTATAGCATGTCATACATCTGTctgtcaacatttacatactgtactataatgtcaaaaaaaggtaattacctCTTCTCTAAATCTTGGGATTATGGTGGACACAGTGAATCTACTGATGTTTGGTTGTCCAGCCTCCCTCATGCTCACACCATGGACAGGAACATGGTCAGTCCCAGTCGCTCTGatttcatcagatattactgTTCCTGGTCTTCGCTGACCTCCTcgacctcctcttcctctcagatttCTGTCCATCGCAGGGCCTCACAAACCAGCgctctctgaactggcttaCTTTACATGTTCCCTCACATCATTAGCCACAAGTGGGATCAGTTTTGAGTTGTTGTTCACTCTTTCCTTTCAGCATTGAGGATCGAACCCAGATCCTCGAGACTTCCAGACAGCCTTCGACCACTTTGAACTTACGCCTGCTGATGAACCGACCACGCCCCCGAGCCCCCTTCACCTTTTCTCTGGGCGCTTTTATCTCTtcgctttgggttttggacttcaaAATTCACTCCGTAAGGATCGAACCCACAACCTCAGAACCACCAAGAAGTCCTCTACCACCCGGAGATACCGAACCAGGCAGGTGAGATCTCTTTCTCTGAGCTTTTCACTTCTATAATAAATCTGCAATGTTGCCTTCTGGTAGTTCGACCCCCCCGGTTCTgatcattttccctctttttgatAGAGGGGGTTCAGGcttcttgttgttcttgttgtatTTCAGCCCTTTCTTCCTTGCACCTTCATCTTGTAGCCGAGCAGTTCATGTACATTTAGTTCGTTACCTTAGAGTAaaccatttttatctacagagggagcgggtccccttccctggaggccgccatgtttgTACAGTAGCCCCGAACGGAAAGCGTTTCATTTTcaggtcaccggtgtttgtgcgTTGTGCTacacatttaaacgtacactagttctgctcaagcactcacaGTTTCAGTTAAGTCTCATATACGTTTATCTATTTATAGGAAACTttaaaacaaccccaggtttcctTCACATCTCGAATGAAGCATCACCACGTaacatgttactaactcgacgcGTCTTTCTGTCCCTTTTCCGCGTTCAGCAGGTACTTCTGCCTCCGGAGCGGCAGTGTTTTGGACTCGGAAATTCGAACCGGATGCTGCACGGCTGCTGTCTTACCGAGTCCCCTTCGCAGTGGTGCTGTCTCTGTCGAGGATGACGTTAGACTTTCACTGCCCCTGCTTCTATCTTCTCCTGTTACTTCAGGAATGTCTCTTCTGCTCCGGGTGCTGGCGACGAGCAGGATTCGAACCCAGACAGGTGGACTTGGTTTCTTGGcgtttttcactcttttctttcaACAGCAGCTTTCAAAATGAACTGCGTCAAATGGATCGAACCCAGAGCCTTGAGACGTCCAAACAGCTTTCTAACACTCTGAGATATTGGACTGGATTGTCGGGATTTGTTTCTTAGCTCTATTTTTCAAATACGTACAATTTTAGTTAAGAAATCTGCGTTAATATTCTACATGTGACACGTAACATCGTCAAAACTTTCATCCTGTCCAAACTCCTCTTCCTGGCGAACATCTTCCCCCCTTCACACAAAATGGTGATCCAACTCAACAAACAGTGTGTGAACTTAGTCTGGGGAGCAACCAGGGAGGTAACCAAAAGGGAGCTGCTGTTTAAAAGCAGAGACTTTGGGGGTCTGGGAGCTTTAGAGCCGGGGGTcagtttgttgctgttgttaaaATGTAAGTGCTGCCATCTCCAGGAATGCTCTCTGGGTCGGAGATCGCTCACAGCGGCAGAAGAGACGAGGCAAAGACAGACGTGGCCCCTATTACAAACTCACTTAGAGTGATTTCATTGCACAATACCAGCACTTAAAGATAAACTGGTGTGACTTTAGTAGCTCTCCTTGTGAGAGCTGTGGTTTCGTGGAGTTGTTATGTCATTTCTGTGTACAGATCTGGAAAACCAGATGTGCCGTGGTTTTAAATCAGATCGTGGCAACATGGTCGTAAAACACGTGCTGACTGAcctccagaggaggaggaggactatTGATAAAAGACTTACTGCAGTACTtatacttttggtactttaaggaTGCTTATACGTTTGTAGATTTAAAAGGTTGAATTTTAAGCTTCGAAAGTGTAAACTATGGTTTTAAAAGCATCTGAAACTAAGATTTGAATGTCTGAAATAATGGCTTTACTCTTAAAAACAGGGTATCTGCAAGTCTTGATAACTCTTAAGAAATCTTGGATTTAGTTTCCTCAAAAAAAGGCCTTAAAGTTTTCCCAAAAGTGTTAAATATGTGCCCGACACAttagttataaaatgtttttgcatctgtttttgcatctgtgtctgtgtgtttatatatacagtggggcaaaaaagtatttagtcagccaccaattgtgcaagttctcccacttaaacagatgagagaggcctgtaaGTTTCATCATAGGTACGCTTCAACTATTGAGAGccagaatggggggaaagaatccagaaaatcacattgtctgatttttaaagactttatttgcaaatcatggtggaaaataagtatttggtcaataacaaaagatcatctcaatactttgttatatACCCTCTGTTGGCAGTGACCGAGCTCAAACGTTTTCTGTAAGTCTtcacaaggttttcacacactgttgctggtattttggcccattcctcCGTGCAGATCTcagtgatgttttggggctgtCGCTGGGCAACACGGACTTTCAACTCCCTCCAAAGATTTTCTATGgggttgagatctggagactggctaggccGCTCCAGGACCTTGAAATGCTTCGTACGAAGCCACTCCTTCGTTGCCCGGGCGGTGTGTTTGGAatcattgtcatgctgaaagaCCCAGCCACGTTTCATCTTCAGTGCCCTTGCTGATGGAAGGaggttttcactcaaaatctcacGATACATGgccccattcattctttcctttacacGGATCAGTCGCCCCGGtccctttgcagaaaaacagccccaaagtgttactgatggtagcctttgttactttggtcccagctctctgcaggtcattCACTAGGTCCCCCCGTGTGGTTCTGGGATTTTTGTTCACCGttcttgtgatcattttgacccAAACCAGGAACCGCTGGCGCCTTACCCCTTACGGTCACGGACGAACCCTCCACGCCACCGAGCCCCCTTCGCGTTAGAACCTTTTCTCCGGGCGCTTTTATCTCTTCGCTTTGGGACTTCAAAATTGACTTAGCCTCGATAAGGATCGAACCCACAACCTCTAGGGTACCGAGCAGTCTTCAATCACCCCGAGCTACTGGACCAGACAGGTTGACAACGTTTCTTGGCGCTTTTCACTCTTTACTTTCAACATTAGCTTTCAAAATTTGCTGAGTCAAATGAGGATCGAACCCAGATCATCGAGACTTCCAGACAGCCTTCGACCGCTTTGAACTTACGCCCGCGGGTGAACCAACCACGCCACCGAGCCCCCTTCGCATTAGAACCTTTTCTCCGGGCGCTTTTATCTTTtcgctttgggttttggacttcaaAATTGACTGAGCCTCGATAAGGATCGAACCCAGAACCTCAAGGGTACCGAGCAGTCTTCAATCACCCCGAGCTACTGGACCAGACAGGTGGACCACGTTTCTTGGCGCTTTTCACTCTTTACTTTAAACATTAGCTTTCAAAATTTACTGTGTCAAATGAGGATCGAACCCAGATCATCAAGACAGCCTTCGACCGCTTTGAACTTACGCCCGCGGGCGAACCAACCACGCCACCGAGCCCCCTTCGCATTGCCACCTTTTCTCTGGGCGCTTTTATCTCTttgctttgggttttggacttcaaAATTGACTGAGCCTCGATAAGGATCGAACCCACAACCTCAAGGGTACCGAGCAGTCTTCAATCACCCCGAGCTACTGGACCAGACAGGTGACCTTGCTTTCTTGCCGCTTTTCACTCTTTACTTTCATCATCGGCTTTCAAAAACTTAATGCGtcaaatgaaatcaaacccaGATCCTCTGGACTTCCGAGCCGGTCTCTATCATCCAGAGCTACTTGATGAGACACATAAACTTGGTTTTTTGGCGCTTTTTGGCGTCTTTTCAGAGACGCTGGGTTAGCGCCTTTCGCTTTTTCCTTTGGACATCCGGCTTCAAAACTCAAAGATTTGAGTGAGCATTGAACCCACAACCCTAACAACCTGAGCCACTGATACTGAGTCTTCAAAGTCTTCTAAGACATTGAGCCACCATATCTGTCCTCTTCGGAGATTCTCTCTGAGCGCTTTTCAGTCTGACACCTGAAGCCACTGAGCAAAAACAATCAAAgggtcatttttaaagcttttcagTCAGATTTCCACTGAGAGGCTGTTTGGAAGTGTTGAAGTAGGAAAAGAACTATGTGGCAGAGTAGGGTGTTGTACTACAAACCTTGTGGTCATTAACTCTGGTGTCTAACCTCTAGGCTATTCAACCACGGCTCTGTTACCTTCACCTGAAATTTACTTAACAGTGTTAGACTTGGTAGACCGCTGTTGATGTGGAATTGACACTGTAAGACTATGCCAATGACAGTTTTTTGTttagtataaaatatataatttaggagcacaaaatgtttgtttttttaaataaaagcaccTGTGGCGTCCATAAACATGCAGGAGGTGCCACGTCCTAAGGACTGAACCCAAATCCTCAGAACCTCTAGTCAGTCTTCTTCCACCCTGAGGTATTTGATATGAGACACTACATTTCTCTATTTTAGAGCTTTTCACTTTTTCCTTTGGACATAAGACTTCAAAATTCACAGATTAGCGTGAGGTCCGAACCCACCTCCTCTTAATACCTGACGTAGGATCTAACAACCTGAGCCACTGGACCTGAGACGTTGAAATAGTCATTTCAGTCTTTCCTCTGAGTTTCAGACTTTACTTTGTGAACAAGTGAGCCCCTGACAtctcctgtagcgccaccataaggttgatatttttggcttttagtgaaatgtggttcagacattcatgttcccctcaggatgaattgtagtcCTTTTGTTGTTAATTGGTTGAATATCATCCGGGGTAATGTCGGATATGTTGGATAACGTTTGTCGATCAAACCGACAACGAGTTGGTCAGACGGTGTTAATGTcgccagctcctcctcctcctgaattATGTCTCTGTAAGAAGTTCGgcttgtttgtcttcttttagAGTTGTTAATGAGGTGTCTGCTTCCAAAGCTCTCTGTTAAACTAAAAGTTTGAACCCTCAACCTTCCAGTCTGCAGTGCAACTCTGTTGGACTTCAGTGACTTCAGTCAGGATTTCAAACTCcgctggttgcaaaaagaagtccatGAGAAAATGAGCCTACTTCTCaattgatttattacctcagtaaacagtttcctaatgagtttatggtctcagaaatcttcttcaatacagcatgatgttcatgtTTGAAAgttatggtcccatttagagtgaAAGGTAATTGTACCTTGCttaccaagctagctagcacttctggctccaaaaaaaccaagatggcgactGCCAAAATTCCA includes these proteins:
- the LOC122871972 gene encoding uncharacterized protein LOC122871972 isoform X7, which gives rise to MWTPEKLWSSFWGARGDEWRGWTLRRPAAGSIEDRTQILETSRQPSTTLNLRLLMNRPRPRAPFTFSLGAFISSLWVLDFKIHSVRIEPTTSEPPRSPLPPGDTEPAGTSASGAAVFWTRKFEPDAARLLSYRVPFAVECLFCSGCWRRAGFEPRQVDLVSWRFSLFSFNSSFQNELRQMDRTQSLETSKQLSNTLRYWTGLSGFVS
- the LOC122871972 gene encoding uncharacterized protein LOC122871972 isoform X2, which gives rise to MSGGAGRCADLRLEGAKTEEVAPMNGPTVNLHLLTVSHADTERDSENRGLPGGDREGGRLHRCGDVQDYTGQLFNMAAITEEGNINTCRYHEGSQLTHTNASTIIHIEDRTQILETSRQPSTTLNLRLLMNRPRPRAPFTFSLGAFISSLWVLDFKIHSVRIEPTTSEPPRSPLPPGDTEPGTSASGAAVFWTRKFEPDAARLLSYRVPFAVECLFCSGCWRRAGFEPRQVDLVSWRFSLFSFNSSFQNELRQMDRTQSLETSKQLSNTLRYWTGLSGFVS
- the LOC122871972 gene encoding uncharacterized protein LOC122871972 isoform X6, which encodes MSGGAGRCADLRLEGAKTEEVAPMNGPTVNLHLLTVSHADTERDSENRGLPGGDREGGRLHRCGDVQDYTGQLFNMAAITEEGNINTCRYHEGSQLTHTNASTIIHIEDRTQILETSRQPSTTLNLRLLMNRPRPRAPFTFSLGAFISSLWVLDFKIHSVRIEPTTSEPPRSPLPPGDTEPGMSLLLRVLATSRIRTQTGGLGFLAFFTLFFQQQLSK
- the LOC122871972 gene encoding uncharacterized protein LOC122871972 isoform X5; protein product: MSGGAGRCADLRLEGAKTEEVAPMNGPTVNLHLLTVSHADTERDSENRGLPGGDREGGRLHRCGDVQDYTGQLFNMAAITEEGNINTCRYHEGSQLTHTNASTIIHIEDRTQILETSRQPSTTLNLRLLMNRPRPRAPFTFSLGAFISSLWVLDFKIHSVRIEPTTSEPPRSPLPPGDTEPGRNVSSAPGAGDEQDSNPDRWTWFLGVFHSFLSTAAFKMNCVKWIEPRALRRPNSFLTL
- the LOC122871972 gene encoding uncharacterized protein LOC122871972 isoform X4, producing MSGGAGRCADLRLEGAKTEEVAPMNGPTVNLHLLTVSHADTERDSENRGLPGGDREGGRLHRCGDVQDYTGQLFNMAAITEEGNINTCRYHEGSQLTHTNASTIIHIEDRTQILETSRQPSTTLNLRLLMNRPRPRAPFTFSLGAFISSLWVLDFKIHSVRIEPTTSEPPRSPLPPGDTEPGRYFCLRSGSVLDSEIRTGCCTAAVLPSPLRSGMSLLLRVLATSRIRTQTGGLGFLAFFTLFFQQQLSK
- the LOC122871972 gene encoding uncharacterized protein LOC122871972 isoform X1, with the translated sequence MSGGAGRCADLRLEGAKTEEVAPMNGPTVNLHLLTVSHADTERDSENRGLPGGDREGGRLHRCGDVQDYTGQLFNMAAITEEGNINTCRYHEGSQLTHTNASTIIHIEDRTQILETSRQPSTTLNLRLLMNRPRPRAPFTFSLGAFISSLWVLDFKIHSVRIEPTTSEPPRSPLPPGDTEPAGTSASGAAVFWTRKFEPDAARLLSYRVPFAVECLFCSGCWRRAGFEPRQVDLVSWRFSLFSFNSSFQNELRQMDRTQSLETSKQLSNTLRYWTGLSGFVS
- the LOC122871972 gene encoding uncharacterized protein LOC122871972 isoform X3, which gives rise to MSGGAGRCADLRLEGAKTEEVAPMNGPTVNLHLLTVSHADTERDSENRGLPGGDREGGRLHRCGDVQDYTGQLFNMAAITEEGNINTCRYHEGSQLTHTNASTIIHIEDRTQILETSRQPSTTLNLRLLMNRPRPRAPFTFSLGAFISSLWVLDFKIHSVRIEPTTSEPPRSPLPPGDTEPGSRYFCLRSGSVLDSEIRTGCCTAAVLPSPLRSGMSLLLRVLATSRIRTQTGGLGFLAFFTLFFQQQLSK